One window from the genome of Paenibacillus azoreducens encodes:
- the gltA gene encoding NADPH-dependent glutamate synthase, which produces MKRSYNKTPMPEQAPEIRWNNFEEVALGYDLESGILEASRCLQCKDAPCILKCPVMIGIPGFIKAIKEENIQKAYEIISRYSNLPAICGRVCPQEKQCEMVCRLGQSKKFEPVAIGKLERLVADWALEQPVEKVERTFHKGKVAIVGSGPSGLTAAGDLAKLGYKVVIFEALHTAGGVLTYGIPEFRLPKRIVAKEIERIEALGVTIETNVVVGKTITIEEIQRDFDACYIAVGAGAPHFMGIPGSALNGVYSSSEYLTRINLMHGYQFPTYDTPVQKAAKVAVIGGGNVAMDAARSAKRMGASQVTVIYRRSVEELPARVEEYHHSVEEGIEYSWLTNPVAYLDDGTGKLAGVQCVKMELGEPDASGRRRPVTIPGSEFVIEADVAIEAIGQGSNKVLLATFPELAVNKWGYIDADEETCATNVPGIFAGGDIVTGAATVILAMGAGKLAAKEIDQYVTAKEA; this is translated from the coding sequence GTGAAAAGAAGCTACAACAAAACACCGATGCCGGAACAGGCGCCGGAAATCCGGTGGAATAACTTTGAAGAAGTGGCCTTAGGATATGATCTGGAATCTGGAATATTGGAAGCCTCCCGCTGCTTGCAGTGCAAGGATGCCCCGTGTATTTTAAAATGTCCGGTGATGATTGGTATTCCCGGATTTATAAAGGCGATCAAAGAAGAAAATATACAAAAAGCCTATGAAATTATTAGTCGTTATTCCAATTTGCCAGCCATCTGCGGCCGGGTTTGTCCGCAAGAAAAACAATGCGAAATGGTTTGCCGCCTTGGCCAATCGAAGAAATTTGAACCCGTGGCCATCGGCAAACTGGAACGTTTGGTGGCGGACTGGGCTTTAGAGCAGCCCGTTGAAAAAGTGGAACGAACCTTTCATAAAGGCAAGGTAGCCATCGTTGGTTCCGGCCCGTCCGGTTTAACCGCTGCAGGGGACTTGGCGAAATTAGGATATAAGGTGGTGATTTTTGAAGCATTGCACACGGCTGGCGGCGTGCTGACTTACGGGATTCCGGAATTCCGTTTGCCTAAACGGATTGTAGCGAAAGAAATCGAACGCATTGAAGCTCTCGGTGTAACCATTGAAACCAATGTAGTGGTGGGAAAAACCATTACGATTGAAGAAATTCAAAGGGATTTTGATGCTTGTTACATTGCGGTAGGAGCTGGCGCGCCACATTTCATGGGGATTCCAGGGTCTGCTTTAAACGGGGTGTATTCTTCTAGTGAGTACTTAACCCGCATTAATCTGATGCATGGCTACCAATTCCCGACTTATGATACCCCAGTCCAAAAAGCGGCAAAAGTCGCGGTCATCGGCGGAGGTAACGTGGCAATGGATGCGGCGCGGTCTGCCAAGCGGATGGGCGCCAGTCAAGTGACGGTGATTTATCGCCGTTCCGTGGAAGAACTGCCAGCCCGGGTGGAGGAATACCATCACTCAGTAGAAGAAGGCATTGAATACAGTTGGCTTACGAATCCCGTGGCATATTTAGATGATGGAACGGGGAAGTTGGCAGGCGTTCAATGCGTCAAGATGGAATTGGGCGAACCGGATGCCTCAGGCCGCAGACGTCCGGTTACCATCCCCGGCAGTGAGTTTGTCATTGAAGCCGACGTCGCCATCGAAGCTATTGGTCAAGGTTCCAACAAGGTCCTGCTGGCCACCTTCCCGGAATTAGCCGTGAATAAATGGGGCTATATTGATGCCGATGAAGAAACCTGTGCTACGAATGTACCTGGAATTTTCGCCGGCGGGGATATTGTTACAGGAGCAGCTACCGTTATTTTGGCCATGGGGGCTGGAAAATTGGCCGCCAAAGAAATTGATCAGTACGTGACTGCCAAAGAGGCGTAG